aagctgccttctcttccccaggctgagcagccccagctctcccagcctttcctcccagcagaggggttccagccctcgcatcattgctggggcctcctctggccccgctcccacagctccagctctgtcctgtgctgagggctccagagctggacgcaggactcccggggggtctcagcagagcggggcagaggggcagaatcccctccctcaccccgtgcccacgctgctggggatgcagcccagggcacggttggccttcggggctgccagcgcacactgccgggtcctggccagcttctcatcccccagcaccccaagtccttctcagcagggctgccaccccaccgagggacaacacagagaggtgatctgtgacgccatggtgcccaaagacagggttgtagctgctctgctcatccagccacacgtgagccagtggtgacaaggacggctcctgctccacagctaggcagctgcaggtacaaatgggatcagatcaagcaggagaaactcagggctggaaccaggagatttgggacagcgagaggagggacgcaggtcactgggagcagagaggagacacagcgcggtgtaaaaattcaactgtgcgagcccaggaaacgctgtgctgctcctcaccctgctccgaaaccagccctgccttcccaccagcttccacctcacccctcgcgccgaattccctttggcaagccaggagaggagagcacccgTTCGGATCCTGCCGGTGTTTGTGCCGGGTTCCGTGCAGATCCCCCTCCGCAGCGCAGACGTGGAGCCACCCCCCGACCCTGCCCAGCGtgcccccccccttcagccccaccGCCCCTACCCTGCGCgagatcttcatcttcttggtgcagccgtagaagaggtcttcaagggagaggcagagatcccgcacgaccggggggtcttgcttcaccgctcctcgtcctcgcagccctccgaagGGCAGGGTCAACTCCGAGCCATCCTCAGCAAAGAACTCTGCAGGAgcgagcagaggtgggctgaggggggtcaCCACGCTCGCATCAGAGGTCtaggggggtcccttggggtctcctcatcatggaagctgagcgccctaaatctgccacccagaaacctgcttctgcctgggaccaccttccccctccagctgaagagttttcctcCGGGAGCATTTTTATCTTGCTCACGCCTTTACGGCAGCCTCGCCAACCCAACCCCTCTTTTTGCCGCAAATCCTCGAAGAAAAGGGGCCCAACGGTCGCTGGGGAGAGCTGATGGCCTGAACACGCGCCCCTCGGGCCTCTCACCCGCCTGGGACCGAGGGAAGTCAGGATctaacctccaggcagcgggggaccagcagccccagagggacctgagagtagctggggcagggaaacatctcctaaagcttaaagctcagaggtggtggtggccacagccccacacagagggggagcctgggccaccccccggagccccccacctACCCGCAAAGGGGTTGTCTCCACCAAAGAACTCCTTGAAGACTTTGTCCGGGTTGTTGTGAAACACGTAGCCAGTGCTCCAGAGGTTTTCACCGCCACACTCCAAGGGGATGCCGCCTTtgagcccctcttctccaaacttgtcGTAGACGCCTTTCTTCGTGgcttagggaaggaggaggagttgggaatggccatgagaggggagagcctgagatccaggctttgcttgggtggaggatggagacaggatggggcagggggggagcacaccagcttggggacagcaaggtgggatggaagcagtaggttagtaagcatggtggggatgggttgatgtctgggcttgatgattttagacatcttttccagtcttaacactggagagagtccagcagagggctacgaggatgatgagggggttggagcatctctcctccgaggagaggctgagggagctgggcttgttcagcctggagaatagaaagctgagctggaagctaataaatgtttataaatatcttcagggtggggtcaggaggaccctctgagggtgagctgcccagaggggctgtggaggctccttctctgaagatattccagacctgcctggccgcggtgctgtgcagcctgctctgggtgaccctgcttcggcagggggctgggctgggggatccccaagggccctgccaacccctgccgctGGGATTCTGGGGTTCTGTGAGTGCGCTGGTGTCATTCTTCCGTGCTTCATAGAAGGCGGCTTTGGCCGAGGGTCGACCTTCACAAATTCACAGTTCACTTGCCAGAGCCCGCTGGGGCCTGGACCTTTTGAATTTCGGCCTTCGGCTTTGGCTCTCTGCGGCGCTGAggaagagcagcgctgcagctctGAAGCCTGGGGCGGGCAGGGAAAGCTTGCACCCtcgcggattttttttttcttccccaggacTTGGAACTAACAAGGCTTTTCCCAACCAGCTGCCTCTCGGCGTGCGGAATGAGGGAAAAACCCCTCCAAGGAGAACCGGTGAGCACCGGAGAACactttgtgagggttttttttctcctttgtatccACCATCTCGCACGCTGCGCGACGCCGGCGTTCGCTGCGCGGAGAAAACGGACGCGGGGTAGAGCTCTAACGTCTcgctccttctccacagggccgAAGCGGAGCGGTGCCGGGGGGCATCCCGTACCGAAGGCCGAATCGTCCCAGGCCCACGGCCGATCTCtcggaagaggaaaccaaaagaaTCGCCAGGATCTTCTCTGCTCAGCTGTCCAAGAAGGAGTAGCGCTGGCGAGAGGCCGGCGGCTGCTTCCCGAGCCGCGGCCCAACACGGCGGCAAAGGCCGAGTCCTCcgggaagaggaggtggaagccGTAGGTTTCGGGctctgatttttaatttgcttggtTGGTGTCCCCTCAGCGGGACCTGAAGCCCGGCGGCCGACCACGGGGAGCTGAGCGAGCGTTGTGTCCTGCGAGGGCAGGTCCCCGCTGAGACTCACCGCTCCGGTGACCAACAAGCTGATGTTGGCTCTCCAGAAGCTCCATTTCTCAGATTTATTCGTATGAACTTTCTCTGTTTAACCTTCTTTTGTACTTCTGGAGTGAACACAAAGCATCCCGGTGTGAGACGGCTCCTTGGGTGGAGCAGAGCGGGAGTTTGCCGTCCCAGCGGCGAGCAGTGACCTGTTGCCTCCCCGCTGTGAAGACGAGCTCCCTCCCTGGTGGCCTTTCAAAAATCCTTGGTGGGAAGCGTAATTCTCCGCTTCTCGAGGAACGCGTGTGCCCGAGCTGCTCCTGTAAATATGGGCCAAGGGTACTGCAACGTCCTGACGTGTGTACAAAAGGGTTTTACTACaaatatgtaactttttttctatcctaaattatttttgtacatttttatgtcAGGTACCTTTTGGGTAACGGACTTTGGTACAAACCAAGCTAAGTTATTTTTGTACTGCTCTCCAGTCTTTGCCTTTCAATAAAATTCCCCCGGTTTCTTGCTGGCTGCTGCAAGGTGCCCCGAGCCGGTGGGCACCGGGCGGACGGGACCCCTTCCCCTGGAGAAACTCCTTCCCCCGGGGACGGCGCAGGtccgcggccgggcagggggcaCGCGGGAAGCTCGCCGCGTTGCAGACAGATGATGGCCGGATAGCGCAGCCGGCGCGGAACGAGTCGGACCTCGGAGGCGAGCGGGTGCTCCGAATTCAAGCTCCTTTTCACACCATGCTTTGAATTCAGGATTTAAAGAACGGAAGTGGCAGCATCCCTGTTTCCTCCCGCCTCTGCAGGGTTGGTTTTTCACAGGGGAAATCCTGAATGCGTCACTCGCTGCTGACGACTCGCCCGTGCTGCGTTAGACCCCGGTGGGGAAAATCTCTTGGGCCCTGCCttgggcctcatctggagtactgtgtccagttctgggctccccagttcaagaaagatgaggagctactggagagagtccagcggagggctacgaggatgaggaggggactggagcatctctgctacaaggagaggctgagggagctgggcttgttcagcctggagaagagaaggctgcgaggggaccttagaaatgccgataaatctcttcaaggtgggtgtcaggaggacggggccaagctctttccagtggtgcccagcgacaggacaaggggcaacgggcacaaactgaagccgaggaagttccagctgaagacgaggaagaacttcttccctctgagggtgacggagccctggcccaggctgcccagaggggctgtggagtctccttctctggagatattcaagacccgcctggtcaaggtcctctacaacctactgtaggtgaccctgcttcggcagggggttggactgggtgacccacagaggtcccttccaaccccaaacattctgtgattcggtgccCGCACGCTGCCGCAGAGCTCGGAGCCTCCCGCCAGCCGCCCGAAGCGGGGCCATCAGCGCGGCCCTGTGACTCCCGGCGAGGGCAGCTGGGTCGTGAACACGGTCACGGAGGAGGTGATGATGTCGACAGCTGAGTTGCATCTGAGGTATGAGATCAACAGCTTCTTCCCCTTGCGTTTGGGTCAGCGGTGGAGCATGGGCCAGGAAAACGAGCCGGCAGCGAGCCGGAGAGGGGAGTTGGCGCCGGACGAGCTGCCTGGAGCCCGATGGATGCAGCAAAGGCAGCGTCAAACCAGCTCAGAATCGCTCTTGCGTGCGGGCGGGCAAGAGCCGAGGCTTTCTGCACAGCGAGGGGGACGtgcgggctgccgggagcgcgTCGCGTGGCGGGGGGTGCCTGTAGTGCGGGATGGCTCCCGGGGACAGACGGGGCGAGTTTTAAGAAAACGGAGAAGAGGCATTTCTTGAATCTccgaatcattaaggctggaaaagacctccaagatcatcaagtccaactgccaacccaaccccaccatgtctgctcaaccatgtccccaagggccacatccacatggtgtttgaacccctccagggttggggactccaccattgccctgggcagcctgggccaaggcctgaccactcttgcaggaaagaaatttttcccaatatccaatctgaacctcccctgacgcagcttgaggccatctcctctcatcctgtcgctggttcctggggagaagagaccaaccccccctcactacaccctcctgtcagggagctgtagagagcgagaaggtctcccctcagcctcctcttctccagactgagcagccccatctccctcagccgctccccatcagacttgttctccagacccctccccagcctcgctgcccttctctggacacgctccagcccctcaatgtccttcctggagtgaggggcccaaaactgaacacagcactcgaggtgcggcctcaccagtgctgtgtccaggggcacgatcccctcccagGATTACGGCtgcggggtccatgccggggtcgAAGGGCTCCGACCTGCCCCGCTCTGCCACCAAACCATCATCGCAAAGCCCTGGGCACTCGTTGCCTGCGCCGCGCCCTTCCCAGCACGTGTTTAGCCTAAAAATccgcacccgtgggtgctggaggtcggggcaggaccccccctcccaACCCGAGCCCTGTGGGGGAGCGGAGGGTTGGAAACACAGCAGCCCCGTCACGAGTGCTGGGTGGCCCCACCGTCACTGTCTCAAATGCCAGCGGGGGAACTGGGTTTGGCTGTCACCCGACGCCCGCGGCCGCTGGAATGTCCTCCCGCGCGCGATATAAGGCGAGGGCCAAGGCGCCGGCAGCCGGGCGATGGCTGCGCAGCGAGGGGCGTGAGGCAGAGGACGCGGTGCCGAGGTCCCACGGTGCGGCCCCGGGGAGGTCACGGCGGGGGAGAGGCTTTCACCCAGCTCCTCTGTTTTGCCCTGGGTGGGActggacggggtggggggggacatcgGTGAACCCCGTGCCGAGCGAGGACGCCCCGAGCCTCGGcttcccccgggctgcgggcgaggAAATGGGAAATTTGGCTTTCGGGGTTGTCCGAAGTTGTCCCACAGCCATCGCGTCCCTAAACCGGGctccccctttttcctcccagcgcccaccccaccACGATGGTGGGTCTGAAGCCCCCCGAGGTGCCCCCGACAGCCGCCGTGAAGTTCTTCAGCGCGGGGACGGCCGGCTGCATCGCCGACCTCGTCACCTTCCCCCTGGACACCGCCAAGGTGCGGCTGCAGGTACGATCCCCACCTCCGGCCCCCCGCAGCGGTGGGGTgacaacccccccccaaacccccatcACCCCATTTCTGCATCCCGCAGATCCAGGGCGAGGTGCGGATCCCCCGCGGCGCCGGCACCGTGCAGTACCGGGGCGTTTTGGGGACGCTGAGCACCATGGTGAGGACGGAGGGACCCCGCAGCCTGTACAGCGGGCTGGCGGCCGGCCTGCAGCGCCAGATGAGCTTCGCCTCCATCCGCATCGGGCTCTACGACTCCGTCAAGCAGCTCTACACCCCCAAGGGTGCCGAGAGTGAGCAGCCAGGGGGGTCGGGACCCTGTCCCCAAAGCAACGACCCTCTCCCGGGGGAGGGGGTCCCCAAACTGCTCACCCCCCAGGGGTCCCGACGGGGTGGGGggttcctgggtgtgctggtggacaacaggttgaccatgagccagcagcgtgccctggctgccaagaaggccgatgggatcctggggtgcatcaggaggagtgtgggcagcggggcgagggaggttctcctccccctctgctctgccctggtgaggccccatctgcagtgctgtgtccagtgctgggctccccagttcaagaaagatgaggagctactggagagagtccagcggagggctacgaggatggtgaggggactggagcatctctcctacgaggagaggctgagggagctgggcttgttcagcctggagaaggctgcgaggggaccttagaaatgcctacaaatatctgcatggtgggggtcaggaggatggggccagactctttccagtggtgcccagcgacaggacaaggggcaacaggcacaaactgaagccgaggaagctccagctgaacatgaggaagaacttcttccctctgagggtgacggagccctggcccaggctgcccagaggggctggggagtctcctctggagatattcaagacccggctggatgcggtgctgtgccgcctgctctgggtgaccctgctctggcagggggttgggctgggggatccccaggggtccctgccaaccccgaccatcctgtgattctgggattcccagCGCCTGCCCTCTccaggcgcagggctgggggcgcgggtgCTGGCGGGCTGCACCACGGGCGCGGTGGCGGTGACGTGCGCCCAACCCACCGACGTGGTCAAGGTGCGGTTCCAGGCCAACGGGGCGCTGCCGGCGGGCGCCCGGCGGTACAGCGGGACGGTGGACGCCTACTGCACCATCGCCAGGGAGGAGGGCGTCCGCGGGCTGTGGCGAGGTAGGGACGGAGGAGAACTGGGACGGggactgggaaggggtgggaatgGGGACACCCACCTGGGATGCCACCACCCTCCTGCACAGGGACGCTGCCCAACATCGCCCGCAACGCCATCATCAACTGCGGCGAGCTCGTCACCTACGACCTCGTTAAGGACGCGCTGCTGCGGGCGCAGCTGATGACAGGTGAGGAcggcgctggggaggggacacacagCCGGGCGCCGTCCCCCTCTCCACGacgctcagctctgccctgcagacaaCGTCCCCTGCCATTTCGTGGCCGCCTTCGGCGCCGGCTTCTGCGCCACGCTGGTGGCGTCGCCGGTGGACGTGGTGAAGACGCGGTACATGAACGCCGGCCCCGGGCAGTACCGCAACGTGCTCAGCTGCCTCCTCGCCCTGCTGATGCAGGACGGCCTCGCCGGCTTCTACAAGGGGTGAGCTGGGGGACGTCGTGCTGACACCGACGCCGCGCTTCACCCTGCGGCATCGCCCGGCGCTCCCCGGCCATCCCGACGCCGGCGGCTGCTCTTCCCGGCGCAGGTTCGTCCCGTCCTTCCTGCGGCTCGGCTCCTGGAACATCGTGATGTTCGTCTCCTACGAGCAGCTGCAGCGCGCCACGGTGCTGGCACAGTCCTgacccgccccggcccctctcgTCAGCGTTGGCGAGACGCAAGAGTAAATTACATTAATTGGTGAAGCGGTGGGAGAGCAGCGATGGCCAACGCCCCCAGCCCGACGGAGACTCCGGAGAGGGAGCGATGAGACGGACGGAGAAACGACGAGAAGGTTTCCGGagagaagtttaaggtggaaaaaaaggaaaaaaaaaatacaggtttttttttttccagctgggaagagcagcgcTTCCCGGCAGCGGCGGGACCGAGCCGGGGGACGCGGCCGTTCCTGCAATTCCTTCCAATAAACCGCCCCTATGGGGTGCGAGCGCAGCAGGGctccttgctttgcttcaggGGGGGATTTTATTTTGATCTCCCGATAGAAAAAGGCAAATCCGAAAGCAAAAGAGGCGCTCGAAGTCTTCCCAGGGTGTGGCGGAGAGGGTTTCCAAGTAGGATGAAATACAGCCACaaccgctgccccggggggggacgCTGCCCCCTCCGTGCCCTCAGCTCGGTTTCACCCCCCGCCCATGCCACAAAATCCAGATTTTCTCCCGTTCTCATCCTGAAAAGGCTGCGGGGTGGAGGGGgttgaaaaaaaaacaggatttctgcccacattcctgcagctcagctcctggaATGCCACGGCAATGTTTGTCACCTATGAGTTGGTGACACGGGGCCCGACGGCCACTGGCAGGAGCGCAGCGAGGGTTTGAGTAAATCCTgcggtcttttttttccctggttttgtcCTTGCCCTCACGTCCCTGCGTAGTCACCCCCGAAccacagtcttgttcaacttcttcatcaaggacctggatgaagagttagagtggaccctcagcaagtttgctgatgacaccaaactgggaggagtggtggatacgccagaaggctgtgctgccatccagcgagacccgaacaggctggagagttgggcagagaggaacctgatgaggttcaacaagggcaggggcagggtcctgcacctggggaggaacaaccccaggcaccagtacaggctggggctgacctgctggagagcagctctgcggagagggactgggagtgctgggggacgacagggtgaccatgagccagcagcgtgccctggctgccatgaaggccaatgggatcctgggtgcattaggaggagtgtggccagcaggtcgaggtaggttctcctccccctctgctctgccctggtgaggccccagctgcagtgctgcgtccagtgcttggctccccagttcaagaaagatgaggagctactggagagagtccagcggagggctacaaggatgaggaggggactggagcatctctcccaggaggagaggctgagggagctgggcttgttcagcctggggaagagaaggctgagaggggaccttagaaatgtcgataaatatctgcagggtgggtgtcaggaggacggggccagactctttgcagtggtgcctagtgacaggacaaggggcaacgggcacaaactgaagccgaggaagctccagctgaagatgaggaagaacttcttccctctgagggtgatggagccctggcccaggctgcccagaggggctgtggagtctccttctctggagatattccaaccccggctggacgtggtcctgtgcatcctgctctgggtgaccctgcttgggcagggggttgggctgggggatctccagagggccctgccaaccccaccatgctgggattctgtgaaccgtcgctgctcccatgcaggagtggagctgggagtactgcaacccgcccccccccccccccaaatcctccagcacccctcgtggggtggcagggatggagccGACTCCTCGCTGAGGCccaggggaaacaggcacaagggtgctgcgttttggggtgctgggtgccgggaacc
The window above is part of the Opisthocomus hoazin isolate bOpiHoa1 chromosome 1, bOpiHoa1.hap1, whole genome shotgun sequence genome. Proteins encoded here:
- the LOC142360668 gene encoding putative mitochondrial transporter UCP3 isoform X1; translated protein: MMSTAELHLSAHPTTMVGLKPPEVPPTAAVKFFSAGTAGCIADLVTFPLDTAKVRLQIQGEVRIPRGAGTVQYRGVLGTLSTMVRTEGPRSLYSGLAAGLQRQMSFASIRIGLYDSVKQLYTPKGAESAGLGARVLAGCTTGAVAVTCAQPTDVVKVRFQANGALPAGARRYSGTVDAYCTIAREEGVRGLWRGTLPNIARNAIINCGELVTYDLVKDALLRAQLMTDNVPCHFVAAFGAGFCATLVASPVDVVKTRYMNAGPGQYRNVLSCLLALLMQDGLAGFYKGFVPSFLRLGSWNIVMFVSYEQLQRATVLAQS
- the LOC142360668 gene encoding putative mitochondrial transporter UCP3 isoform X2, whose amino-acid sequence is MMSTAELHLSAHPTTMVGLKPPEVPPTAAVKFFSAGTAGCIADLVTFPLDTAKIQGEVRIPRGAGTVQYRGVLGTLSTMVRTEGPRSLYSGLAAGLQRQMSFASIRIGLYDSVKQLYTPKGAESAGLGARVLAGCTTGAVAVTCAQPTDVVKVRFQANGALPAGARRYSGTVDAYCTIAREEGVRGLWRGTLPNIARNAIINCGELVTYDLVKDALLRAQLMTDNVPCHFVAAFGAGFCATLVASPVDVVKTRYMNAGPGQYRNVLSCLLALLMQDGLAGFYKGFVPSFLRLGSWNIVMFVSYEQLQRATVLAQS